The genomic stretch GGTCGGGCGGCAGGCGCGGTGGCGGCGCCGTCGTTCCGACGATCTGATCGGCGCGCCAACCGCCCCTACGGTTCGTCGGCGGCCTCGGTCAGGGAACGGCCACGTGGGCGGGAGGCGCGGCGAGAGGGTCGAACAGATCAAGGCCGAGCGTGATGCCGAAGAGCTTCCACACGGCCTGCGCGTAGGCGTCGGAAAGGTAGCGCCCCCACATCTTGATCGGCAGCTCCTCGATCTCCACCGTCGGCGAAATCGCCAGCATCAGCAGGTACTCGATCAGGAACGAGGCGTTGCTCGCGATGCGGCCGCTGTAGGCGCCCGAGCGCTGCTCGAGGATCCGCTGCTCGTGGATCGACCGCCCGAACTCCGACTCCACCAACTCCGCGGGCGTCGTCAGGATCACCTCGACGCGCACCGTGCGCGCCCCTTCCGCGACGTACCGCGGGAACCCCCGCTCCAACTCCTCCACCGGCAGCCCGCGCCCGCCGGCGGAGCTCCAGTCCCGGCCGCGCTCCCGCGCGACGATCTTCTCCGGATCCGGAAGGCGCAGGTCGAGCAGCAGGTTGATGTCGTTGTAGAGCCCGCGGTGTTCTTCGCGCTGCGCGCCGACGACCAGCGGATCGTCGAGCACCGCCCGCTCGATCCGCGCGAGGTCGTCCTCGGAGGCGACGAACTTCATCCCCATCACGTCGTCCACCCGCAGCTCGTCCGGCGTGAAGGCGACCGTGCCGTCGCGGAAGCCGAGGGAGACGATCCGCTCCGCCTGCGCGAAGTCCTCGAACATCGCGTCGGGGGAGGAAACCAGCTTGTCCAGCGACACCCCCGCCTCGGCGGCGCGCCGCGCGGCGACCCGCTCCGCCGCCCGGTGGATCTCGCCGGCCAAACGGTCGGCGACGCGGCGCGAGGCCTTCTCGGCGACCCGCCGCATCCGCTTGACCCGCATCATCCCGGCGAGCGTTCCGTCGCCGCGCCGCGCGAGGACGACGTCGGCCGGCGTGCAGGGGAAGAACTCGTCCCGCCGGTTGCGGTAGAGCGCGAAGAGCTCCGCCTCCCGCCGCGTCGGCTTGGTCACCGCCTGGACGATCGCGTCGCGGACCTCGTCCTTCGAGCGCACGCGTTCCAGCCGCGCCGCCCCCGGATAGGCCGCCTGCAGCACGTCGGTCATCAGCCGGCGCAGCGTCGGCGGCGTGATGAAGTTCTCGTAGACGAAGAGCTGCGTGAGGAAGCGGCCGTCGCCGGGCTCGACCCGGTCGCCGAACCAACGCGTGGCCACGTCGAAGAGCTGGTCGCGGTGCGTGACGCTCGTCAGGTGCATGGGATCTCCCGGGCGCGGGGCGGGCCCGCGCCGGTCAGTTCACGCTGAACGTCAGACGCTCGCCGTCGAGGCCGATCGTCACCGTGCCGCCCCGCTCGAGGCGGCCGAAGAGGATCTCGTTGGTCAGCGGGTCGCGGACCTCGGTCTGGACGACGCGGGCCAGCGGCCGCGCGCCGAACTTCGGGTCGTAGCCGCGCCGCGCCAGATGCGCCCGCGCCTCGTCGGTCAGCGCGACCGCGATCTTCCGCTCCGCGAGCTGCGCCTCGAGCTGGGCGATGAACTTGTCCACGATCGACTCCATCACCTCGTGCCGCAGCGCATTGAAGGTGACGATCGCGTCGAGGCGGTTGCGGAACTCCGGGCTGAAGACGCGCTCCACGGCCTCCTTGGCCCGCGCCGCGGAGTCCCGCCCCTCGTCCCCCTTGAAGCCGATCGCCCCCGCCGCCTGCTCGCGCGAGCCGGCGTTCGAGGTGAGGATCAGCGCCGTCTGGCGGAAGTCGGCGCGGCGCCCGGCGTTGTCGGTCAGCGTCGCGTGGTCCATCACCTGCAGCAGGATGTTGTAGATGTCGGGGTGCGCCTTCTCGATCTCGTCGAGCAGCACCACGCTCCACGGATGCTGCCGCACCGCGTCCACGAGCAGCCCCCCCTGCTCGAAGCCGACGTAGCCCGGAGGGGCGCCGATCAGCCGCGCCACGGCGTGCTTCTCGGCGTACTCGCTCATGTCGAAGCGGATGAACTCGACGCCGAGCTGCAGCGCGAGCTGCTTGGCCAGCTCCGTCTTGCCGACGCCGGTCGGGCCGGTGAAGAGGAAGCAGCCGCTCGGACGGTCGGGGGAGGCGAGGCCGGCGCGCGAGCGCTTGATCGCCTGCGCCACCGTGGCCACCGCCTCGTCCTGGCCGAAGACGACCCGCTTCAGCGACTCCTCGAGCCCGAGCAGCCGCTCGCGGTCGCCGCCGGAAACCTGCTGCTCGGGGATCCGCGCGATGCGCGACACGACCCGCTGCACCTCCGCCGCGCCGATGCGCGGCGGCTCGCCCGCCTCGCGGTCGGCGTTCTCCAGCCGGACCATCGAGCCGGCCTCGTCGAGCAGGTCGATCGCCGAATCGGGCAGGCGGCTCTCCTTGAGGTGCCGCTTGGCGAGCCGCGCCGCGGCCTCCAGCGCCTCCGGCTCGTAGACGACGCCGTGGTGCGCCTCGTAGCGCGGCTTGAGGCCGCGCAGGATCGCCTCGGTCTCGATCGGCGACGGCTCCTCGAGGACGATCTTCTGCAGCCGCCGGGCGAGGGCTCGGTCCTTCTCGATCTGCTTGAACTCCTCGAAGGTGCTCGCGCCGACGACGCGCACGTCCCCCTGCGTCAGCACCGGCTTGATCATCGCCGCGAGGTCCACCGACCCCGAGGCCGCGCCGGCGCCGATCGTGGCGTGGATTTCGTCGATGAAGAGGATCGGCTTGGGGCGCTTGCGCAGCGCGTCCATCACCGCCTTGAACCGCTCCTCGAAGTCGCCGCGGTAGCGCGTGCCGGCGACGAGCGCCGTGCCGTCGAGCGCGAACAGTTCCGCGCCGCGCAGCGCCGGCGGAACGCCTTCCTCGTGGAGCAGCCGCAGGGCGAGCCCCTCGGCCATCGCCGTCTTTCCCACCCCGGCGTCGCCGACGAAGACCGGGTTGTTCTTGCGGCGCCGGCAGAGGACCTCGAGCGCGCGCTGCAGCTCGGCCGCGCGGCCGATCAGCGGATCGAGCGCGCCGTCGCGCGCCCGTTCCGACAGCGGCACGACATAGGCCGCGAGCGGATCGGGACGACGGCGCGGCCGCCCGCCGCGTTCCCGCGGCGCCTCTTCCTCGTCCTCCTCGTCCCCCTCGTCCTCGCCGCGCTCCATCGCCGCGGCGCGGTCCGGCGGCGGGACCTTGGAGATGCCGTGCGCGATGTAGTTCAGCACGTCGAGCCGCGTCACGTCCTGCGCGGCGAGCAGCTTCGCCGCCTGCGAGCGCTTCTCCTCGAGCAGCGCGGCCAGCAGGTCGCCGGGGCGGACCTCCGGCGCGCCGGCGCTCTGCACGTGGATCACCGCCGAGCGCAGCGCGCGCTGGAAGCCGAGCGTCGGCTGCGGATCGGCCTCGTTCCCGTCGGCGAGCCGCTCCACCTTCTCGCGCAGGAACGTCTCCAGCGCCGCGCGCAGCCGCTTCAGGTCCACGCCGACCGCGGCGAGGAGTTCCTCCCCTTCCGGGTCGTGGGCGAGGACGAAGAGAAAATGCTCCAGCGTCACGTAGGCGTGGTGGCGGGAGGACGCCTCGCGGCAGGAGACGGAGATCAGGCGTTCGACGTAGGCGCTGAACATCGCGTCACTCCCTCTCGAGCGTCGCCTGCAGCGGGAAACCCGCGCCGCGGGCGGCCTCGATCGCCGCCGCGGCCTTCGTCTCCGCGATCTCGTGCGGGTAGACGCCGGCCAGCCCCTTGCCGTTCCGGTGGATGTGCATCATCGTCCCGTGCGCTTCCGCGGGGGACATCCGGAAGATCCGCTCGAGCACGTCCACGACGAAGTCCATCGTCGTGTAGTCGTCGTTGAGCAGGTAGACCTTCCACAGCTCCGGTTCGACGGCCTTCTTCTCCGTCCGCTCGATCGTCTCTTCCTGCGGCCCGCCGGGCCCGACCGGGAGATCGTCCGTCATCGCCTTCGCGCGCCTCCGGAAAGTTGATTCTATCGCCTCGCCGCGCGGAGCGGCGCGAGCAGCCGGCGCGCCAGAAAGTCCACGACCGGCACGACCACGCCGTCGCCGACGAGGTGGTACGCCTCGTTGTAGTTGTCGGGCAGGACGTAGCCGTCGGGCAGGCCCATCATCCGCGCCGCCTCGCGCGCCGAAAGCAGGCGGGAACGGACCTTTTCCCCCTCGACGACGAGGATCGTCTGGCGACTCGATCCGCCGGCCGGGGTGCGAAGACAGCCGCCGACGCCGTCGAAGCGCGCCTCGGCCCGCTGGACGCGCGTTCCCGCCGCGTCGCGCCGCGTGCGGCGGTAGAGCGCCCCGACGACCCGCCCGCCCCGCGCCTGCTCCGCGCGCAGCTTCGCGCGCTGCGTCGCCGACATCATCGCCAGCAACCGCGCCGTCTCCGCGGCCGGCCGCCAGCGCACGCCGCGCGGGACGTCCTCGATCAGCGCGGCGAGCGGCGGCGGCGGCGCGTCCGGCGCCGGAAGGCGCCAGTCGATCCACGACGCGCGGAGCTCGTCCGGCAGCGCCGCGGCCGCGGCCGCGACGGCGCGCGTCCGGCCGTATCCCGCGGCGCCGCCGCGCAGCGCCTCCGGAACCGCGACGTCCGCGGCGACGGCGACGACGAAGAGCCGCGGGCGGGACTGCGGCACGAAGTCGGCCGCGTCCAGCACGAGCGCGCCGACCCGCCGGCCCGAGGCGGCGACCGCGGCGACGATCGCGCGGAAGTCGGCGCCGCGGTTCGACGAGAGCGCGCCGACGACGTTCTCCAGCACGACGACCGGCGCGCCGCGCCCTTCGCGGTCGAGCGCCCGCATCAGTTCCCAGAACGGCCAGAACGTGCCGCTGCGGGCCCCTTTAAGCCCCGCGCCGCGTCCGGCGCGCGAGAGGTCCTGGCAGGGGAACGACGCCCAGACGAGATCGGGGTGCCCCGGAAGCTGCGCGGAGGAGAGACGCGCGACGTCCTCGACCACGTACGGCGCGTCCTCGCCGAAGTTGCGGCGGTACGCGGCGCCCTTCTTCGGGCAGACGTCGTTGGCGAAGAGGCAGGTCCACGCGGGACCGAGGCCGAGGCGGGCCATGCCGCCCCCGGCGAAGAACTCGTAGAACCCCGCGCCGTCCGCCACGTGCGCGCTCAGCCGCGCAGCACGTCGTCGAGCGCCTCGCCCAGCTCGGAGGCGCGGAACGGCTTGGTGAGCGCCGCGGCGAAGCCGTGCTCGCGGCAGCGGGCCATCAGCGGATCGGTGGCGAAGCCGCTGGCGACGATCGCGCGCACGCCGGGGTCGATCTCGCGCAGGCCGGCGATCGCCTCCGCCGCGCCCATGCCGCCGGGGACCGTCATGTCGAGGATCACGACGTCGAAGCGGCGTCCGGCGCCGAAGGCGCGCCGGTAGAGGTCGATCGCCTCGCGCCCCTCGGCCGCGGTGACGGCCTCGAAGCCGCGCCGTTCGAGGTAGAGGCGCATCACCTCGCGGATCAGCGGCTCGTCGTCCATCGCGAGGACGCGCACGCGCCGTCCCGAAGGCACGCCGTCCCCGACGGGAACGACCGGCCGCGGCGTCGCCAGCGCGGGAAGCCAGAGCTCGAGCGTCGCCGCCCCCTCGGCGTCCGGCATCAGCAGCGCGCCGCCGTGCCGCTGCGCGATCGAGTAGGCCGCGGCGAGATCGAGCCAGGCCGAGGCGCGCGCGTCGTGGTCCTCTTCCGCGTCGCGTCCCGCGCGGCCCGCGGCGGCGACGACGATCCGCACCGCCGCGCCGCCCGGGGCGCCGACGGGACGCGGCGCTTCGGCCGCGATGTTCTCCGCCGACAGCTCGACCCGCTCGGCGTTCGTCCCGGCCCGGCGGAGCAGGCTCTGCACGGCGTGCGCGATCTGGCCCGCGTCGGCGTCGATCGCCCAGAGGTTCGGCGGAAGCGAGAGGTCGCAGCGGATCCGGCCGGCCGCGCCGTCGCGCGCCGCCTCGCGCAGGAGGTCGGCGACCTCCACCGTGCGCTTCACCGGCTCGCCGCCGCGGGCGAACGTGAGGAGGCGCCGCGTCAGCCCGCGCGCCCGCTCCCCCGCCTGCTCGGCCGCGGCGAGCCGCGTCTGCGCGGCGTGGTCGGGGGCGAGGGCGAGCCGCGCGAGGGAGACGTTGCCGAGGATCGCGGTGAGCATGTTGTTGAAGTCGTGCGCCACGCCCGCGGCGAGCCGCGCCAGCATGTCGGGGGCCGACGAGGCGGCGTCCACCGGCAGGGCGGCGATGATCAGGTCGTTTTCGGCGGGGGCGCCGACGAGCAGCGCCGGGGCGCGTCCGCCGGCCGTCCGCAGCAGGACGCTCGCCGGCGGCGCGTCGGCGCCGGAAATCGCGTCCAGCAGTTCGGCGATCGGCCGCCCGCCGGTGTCGAGCAGCTCCGCGAGCGGCCGGCCGGCCAAACCGTCGGCCGCGGCGCCGAGCATTTCGCCGAATCGTTCGGATGCGGCGCGCACCGTTCCCGCGGCGTCGACCAACGCCGCGCCGCCGGGAACGAAGCGAAGCGTCTCTTCGATCCGCGCCATCAGGGCGATCCTTCCCGACCCCGGGGGGCCGCGACCGCCTACTCTACCTAACCTCGGGCTCCGCCGCCCGCCCGGGGACGCGGGCTTCGACCGCCGCCCGGACCGCGTCCGACAGCGGCCTCGCCAGGACGAGCCCGATCGCCGCCGCCGCCGCGCCGCCGGCCGCGACGACGGTCTGCAGCGGCAGGACGTGCGCGACCTGCCCGAGAACCAAGCTCCCCAGCGGCGCGAAGCCGCCGAACGTGACGGAGTAGATGCTGACGACGCGCCCGCGCAGCCGATCGGGGACGAGGCTCTGCAGCAGCGTGTTGGTCAGGAAGAGCTGCGTGATCATCCCCACCGCGACGAGGGCGGAGGCGAAGAGCGCCGCGGCGAGCGAGCGCACCGCGGCGAAGACGATCAGCATCGCGCCGAAGAACGGCACGCAGTACGGCGCCAGCCGGGCGAGGAACGGGAGCTCCGAATGACCGGCGAGGAACGAGGCGGCGACGAGCGCGCCCAAGCCGGTCGCGGTGAGCAGCATGCCGAGTTCGTGCGGGCCGCCGCCGAGCACCTCGCCGGCGAAGGCCGGCATGAACGCGGAATAGGACATGCCGAAGAACCCGGCGGCCGCGAGCAGCACGAGGAGCCAGCGGGCGTGGCGCGCGTTCCAGGCGTAGGCGAACCCCTCGCGCAGCTCCCCCATCGCGTTTCCGGGCCCCGCCGCGCGCGGCGTCGGGCGGACGCGCAGCGCGAGCAGCCCGGCGATCACCGCGACGTAGGAGACCGCGTTGACCGCGAAGCAGACCCCCTCGCCCCAACGGGCGACGACCAGCCCCGCGACCGCCGGGCCGACGATCCGCGCGCTGTTGAAGACGCTGGAGTTGATCGCGATCGCGTTCGGCAGGTCGTCCCGCCCGACGAGATGCACGATGAACGACTGCCGGCCGGGCATGTCGAAGGCGTTGGCGACGCCGAGCAACGTGGCGAGGACGAGGACGTGCCAGGGGCGCACCACGCCGCCGAGCGTCAGCGCGGCGAGGAGCGTCGCCTGCACCAGCATCACGCTCTGCGTCGCGATCACGATCCGCCGCCGGTCGAAGCGGTCCGCCGCCAGCCCGCCGATCAGGCCGAAGGCGAGCATCGGCCCCATCTGGCAGAAGCCGACGACGCCGAGCATCGCGGTCGAGTGGGTCAGCCGCCAGACCAGCCACCCCTGGGCCACCGACTGCATCCAGGTGCCGACGAGCGAGACCATCTGGCCGGAGATGTAGAGGCGGAAGTCGCGGTGGGCGAAGGCGCGGACCGCGCGCCGCGCGCCCCGCCGGGCCGCGCCGACTTCCTCGGATCCCTCTCCGCCGCCGCGTTCCATGACGCCGACGAGGATACGCGGCGCGGGAACTCGTCGCCCCATCGGCTGTCCAACGAGGCGAGAAAGGAGCTTCCCATGTCCCTCGTCCTCCGTTCCGCCCTTTGCGCCGCCGCGGCCGCCTGCGCCGCTCTCCTTCCCGCCGCCGCGCTCGACCGCGGCCCCGTCTCGCTGGAGATCCTCGTCGACGGCCGCCCGCTCGCCGAGTACCCCGCGCGCGGCAGGGTCTACGTCGAGGCGCAACGCGGCCGGGAATACGCCCTGCGGATCGTCAACCACGGCGGCCGCCGCGTCGCGGTGGCGCTGAGCGTGGACGGCCTCAACACGATCGACGCCCGCACGACCGGGGCGCGCGAGGCCGCGAAGTGGATCCTCGACCCGTACCAGACGATCGTCCTCGACGGGTGGCAGACCAGCGACGCCGCCGCGCGCCGCTTCTACTTCACCGGCGAAAGCGGCTCGTACGGCGCGTGGCTGGGGAAGACGCGGAACCTCGGCGTCGTCGCCGCCGTCGTCTACTTCGAGCGCCTCCCGCGCCCGGTCCCGCTCGTCCAGGCCGCGCCGCGCGCGCCCGGCAAGGGCGCCCCGGCGCCGCAGGAAGAGGCCGCGTCGGCCGCCGCGCCCCCGTCGGCCGCGTCGGCCCCGGGGTCCGCCGCCGACGCCGCCGCGGCGGGCGCCGCGCGCAACGAGGCCCGATCCAAGTCGCTTGCCGGCGCCGCGACGCGCGACGAGCTGGCGGCGACCGGGATCGGGCGCGAGGTCGCGCATCCGGTCGAATCGGTGGCGTTCGACGCCGAACCGCGGCCCGCCGCGCGGCTCGAACTGCGCTACGAGTACCACGACGCGCTGGTCAAGCTCGGCGTCCTGCCCCGCCCCGACGAAGATCTCGACGACGCGCTCGCCCGGCGGGAAGCGGCCCGCGGCTTCTCCGGCGGCTTCTGCCCCGTGCCGCGCTGAGCCGGGTCTGTCCGATCGCCCCGGAGCGCTCCCGCCCGCCGCGTCGCGATTCCGCCGCGCGGCGGGCGGCCGGGACTCGCGCCCGCCGCCGTCAAGGACTTAGATTCTGCGTCGATAAGTCGTTGCAACGGCATTGGGCGCGGACCTCCCCGTCGCGCCCGCGAGGCGAGCCCCCCATGCGCCTGACGCGATCGGCCCTACTTCTCTGCGCCGCTGTGGCGGCGCTCGGCGCCGTGCGTCCAGCGTCGGCCCTCAGCGCGACCAAGGCGGCGACCCAACTGATCGTGGACCAGTGGACCACCGAGCAGGGGCTGCCCCAGAACCTCGCCCTCGCCGTCGCCCAGACCAAGGACGGCTTCGTCTGGTTCGCGACCCAGGAGGGGCTCGTCCGCTACGACGGCGTCCGCTTCACGATCTTCGACCGCCGCAGCAACCCCGAGCTGCCGAGCCACTTCTTCCGCTCGATGTGCGCCGCGCGCGACGGCGGGCTCTGGCTGGGGCTCGACGGCGGCGGACTGATCCGCTTCCACAACGGCGTCTTCACCAAGTACACCCCGCGCGAAGGCTCGGCGCGGCGCGGCATCAACGTCCTGTTCGAGAGCCGCGACGGCGCCGTCTGGATCGGCACCAACGAGGGCCTGGCCCGCCTCTACGACGAGACGTTCATCAGCTACGCCGCCAAGGACGGGCTCCCCGACGAGCGGATCAACGCCCTCGCCGAGGACGCTCAGGGGCGGATCCTCGTCGGCACGAACCGCGGCCTCGCGGTGATGGACGGCGGCCATTTCAAGAACTACTTCGTCGCCGACGGCCTCCCCGACGACCACGTCAACGCCATCCACCTCGGCGAGGACGGCGGGCTCTGGATCGGCACGCAGGGCGGGCTGTCGTTCTTCGACGGCCGCATCTTCCGCAACTGGCGCCTCGCCGACGGCCTGCCGTTCGAGGACGTGCAGGCGGTCGAGGTGGACCGCGACCGGAACGTCTGGGTCGGCACGAACGGCGGCGGGCTCGCCCGCTTCGCCGGCGGCCGCTTCGCCACGCTCAACGCCGCGAACAGCCGCGTGGACGACTTCATCCGCGCGCTGCTCGAGGACGCCGAGGGGAACCTCTGGGTCGGCACCTACACGCACGGACTGAACCGCGTGCGGGACGGCAGCTTCACGACCCTCTCCACGACCGAAGGGCTCTCCCACAACTTCGTCCGCGGCGCGCACGAGGGGCGGAGCGGCGCGTTGTGGGTTCCGACCTACGGCGGCGGGCTGGACAAGATCGAGCGCGGCGTCGTGACGTCGTACCACGTGCGCGACGGCCTGCCGAGCGAAATCCTCTTCTCGGCGCTCGAGGGGCGGGACGGCACGGTCTGGGCGGGAACCGACAAGGGCCTCTTCCGCATGCGCCCGAACGGGCGGCGCTTCGAGCGGCTCGTCGGGCCGCCGGAGCTGAACGCCGGGGCGGTGCGCGTCCTGTACGAGGACCGCGCGGGCGCCCTCTGGGCGGGCGGCTACGTCGGCGGCCTCTATCGCGTCGCGCCCGACGGGCAGGTAGACGCCTTCCGCGTCGAGGACGGCCTC from bacterium encodes the following:
- a CDS encoding ATP-dependent Clp protease adaptor ClpS; translated protein: MTDDLPVGPGGPQEETIERTEKKAVEPELWKVYLLNDDYTTMDFVVDVLERIFRMSPAEAHGTMMHIHRNGKGLAGVYPHEIAETKAAAAIEAARGAGFPLQATLERE
- a CDS encoding response regulator, with the translated sequence MARIEETLRFVPGGAALVDAAGTVRAASERFGEMLGAAADGLAGRPLAELLDTGGRPIAELLDAISGADAPPASVLLRTAGGRAPALLVGAPAENDLIIAALPVDAASSAPDMLARLAAGVAHDFNNMLTAILGNVSLARLALAPDHAAQTRLAAAEQAGERARGLTRRLLTFARGGEPVKRTVEVADLLREAARDGAAGRIRCDLSLPPNLWAIDADAGQIAHAVQSLLRRAGTNAERVELSAENIAAEAPRPVGAPGGAAVRIVVAAAGRAGRDAEEDHDARASAWLDLAAAYSIAQRHGGALLMPDAEGAATLELWLPALATPRPVVPVGDGVPSGRRVRVLAMDDEPLIREVMRLYLERRGFEAVTAAEGREAIDLYRRAFGAGRRFDVVILDMTVPGGMGAAEAIAGLREIDPGVRAIVASGFATDPLMARCREHGFAAALTKPFRASELGEALDDVLRG
- the dcm gene encoding DNA (cytosine-5-)-methyltransferase produces the protein MADGAGFYEFFAGGGMARLGLGPAWTCLFANDVCPKKGAAYRRNFGEDAPYVVEDVARLSSAQLPGHPDLVWASFPCQDLSRAGRGAGLKGARSGTFWPFWELMRALDREGRGAPVVVLENVVGALSSNRGADFRAIVAAVAASGRRVGALVLDAADFVPQSRPRLFVVAVAADVAVPEALRGGAAGYGRTRAVAAAAAALPDELRASWIDWRLPAPDAPPPPLAALIEDVPRGVRWRPAAETARLLAMMSATQRAKLRAEQARGGRVVGALYRRTRRDAAGTRVQRAEARFDGVGGCLRTPAGGSSRQTILVVEGEKVRSRLLSAREAARMMGLPDGYVLPDNYNEAYHLVGDGVVVPVVDFLARRLLAPLRAARR
- a CDS encoding MFS transporter is translated as MERGGGEGSEEVGAARRGARRAVRAFAHRDFRLYISGQMVSLVGTWMQSVAQGWLVWRLTHSTAMLGVVGFCQMGPMLAFGLIGGLAADRFDRRRIVIATQSVMLVQATLLAALTLGGVVRPWHVLVLATLLGVANAFDMPGRQSFIVHLVGRDDLPNAIAINSSVFNSARIVGPAVAGLVVARWGEGVCFAVNAVSYVAVIAGLLALRVRPTPRAAGPGNAMGELREGFAYAWNARHARWLLVLLAAAGFFGMSYSAFMPAFAGEVLGGGPHELGMLLTATGLGALVAASFLAGHSELPFLARLAPYCVPFFGAMLIVFAAVRSLAAALFASALVAVGMITQLFLTNTLLQSLVPDRLRGRVVSIYSVTFGGFAPLGSLVLGQVAHVLPLQTVVAAGGAAAAAIGLVLARPLSDAVRAAVEARVPGRAAEPEVR
- a CDS encoding AAA family ATPase, with protein sequence MFSAYVERLISVSCREASSRHHAYVTLEHFLFVLAHDPEGEELLAAVGVDLKRLRAALETFLREKVERLADGNEADPQPTLGFQRALRSAVIHVQSAGAPEVRPGDLLAALLEEKRSQAAKLLAAQDVTRLDVLNYIAHGISKVPPPDRAAAMERGEDEGDEEDEEEAPRERGGRPRRRPDPLAAYVVPLSERARDGALDPLIGRAAELQRALEVLCRRRKNNPVFVGDAGVGKTAMAEGLALRLLHEEGVPPALRGAELFALDGTALVAGTRYRGDFEERFKAVMDALRKRPKPILFIDEIHATIGAGAASGSVDLAAMIKPVLTQGDVRVVGASTFEEFKQIEKDRALARRLQKIVLEEPSPIETEAILRGLKPRYEAHHGVVYEPEALEAAARLAKRHLKESRLPDSAIDLLDEAGSMVRLENADREAGEPPRIGAAEVQRVVSRIARIPEQQVSGGDRERLLGLEESLKRVVFGQDEAVATVAQAIKRSRAGLASPDRPSGCFLFTGPTGVGKTELAKQLALQLGVEFIRFDMSEYAEKHAVARLIGAPPGYVGFEQGGLLVDAVRQHPWSVVLLDEIEKAHPDIYNILLQVMDHATLTDNAGRRADFRQTALILTSNAGSREQAAGAIGFKGDEGRDSAARAKEAVERVFSPEFRNRLDAIVTFNALRHEVMESIVDKFIAQLEAQLAERKIAVALTDEARAHLARRGYDPKFGARPLARVVQTEVRDPLTNEILFGRLERGGTVTIGLDGERLTFSVN